The following nucleotide sequence is from Candidatus Methylomirabilota bacterium.
TGAAGCGCCGCCCGGTGTTTCTCTTCGAGAAGGTGAAAGGGACACGCTTCCCCGTCCTCACCAACCTCCACGCCAGCCGCGCGCGACTGGCGCTGGCCATCAACGCGGCGCCCGACCAGCTGCTCCCGAGCTATCTCCACGCGATGGACAAGCCCATCCCGCCGCGCGTCGTGGCCACCGGGCCCGTGAAGGAGGTCGTCCTCGAGGGCGGCCACATCAACCTCCAGGACCTGCCCCAGATCGTCCACCACGAGGGCGACGCCGGCGTCTTCCTCACCGCGGCGGTCTCATTCGCCAGGGACCCGACCGCGGAGGTCTGGAACTGCGCCTACAACCGCCTCATGCTCAAGGGGCGCGACACCACGTCGATCCACCTCACGCTCGGAAAGCACCTGTGGGAGTTCCACCGGATCGCGGAGTCGCGTGATGAGCCGCTGCCGGTGGCCTTCGCCATCGGCGTCCACCCGGCCATCGCGCTGGGGGCGCTGGCCATCGGTTCGGTGGACGAGGACGAGCGCGCCATCATCGGCGGGCTCTTCGGCGAGCCGCTCGAGCTGGTCCGCTGCGAGACCTCCGGCGTGCTCGTGCCCGCGCACGCCGAGATGGTGATCGAGGCGGAGATCCTGCCCCACCAGCGCACCGCCGAGGGGCCCTTCGGCGAGTTCACCGGCTACAGCCTGGGGGAGCGCCAGCGCGAGGTCGTCAAGGTCAAGGCGATCACGCACCGGCGCGACGCGATCTTCCAGGACATCACCGTGGCCCACCTCGATCACCTGCTGCTCTCGACGATCCCCATCGAGGCCAACCTCTACCGCGCGGTCCGGGCGATGGTGCCCACGGTCAAGGCGGTGCGCGTGCCGGCGCCGTTTACGTGCTACGTCGCGCTGGAGCAGCGCATCCCCGGCCAGGCCAAGAACGCGATCCTGGCGGTGCTGGGCGCCGATCTCTACATGAAACGCGTGGTGGTGGTCGATCACGACGTGGACGTCTTCGACGACCGGCAGGTGAACTGGGCGATCGCGACGCGCTGCCAGCCCGATCGCGACATCACGATCGTCACCCACGCGCGCGGTTCCGACCTCGACCCCTCGACCAAGGAGGACGGCTACACCGCGAAGTGGGGCGTGGACGCGACGGCCAAGCCGTCGCTCGGCGCCTACACGCCGCGCCACCGGGTGCCGCCCGAGGTCTGGGAGCGGATCGACCTCAAGCGCGACCTGCCCTAGGCATCCCGTGGCGGAGAACTTCGCCCGGCTCCTCGAAGCCGCCGCGCGCAGGTCACCCGACGCCCCCGCCCTGATGTGGGAGGGCGGCGCGCTCACCCATGCGCAGCTCGACCGGCAGGCGGGCGGCTTCGCGCGGTTCCTGGCCCACCGCGGCGTGAAGCCGGGCGACCGGATCGCGCTGGCC
It contains:
- a CDS encoding UbiD family decarboxylase, with translation KRRPVFLFEKVKGTRFPVLTNLHASRARLALAINAAPDQLLPSYLHAMDKPIPPRVVATGPVKEVVLEGGHINLQDLPQIVHHEGDAGVFLTAAVSFARDPTAEVWNCAYNRLMLKGRDTTSIHLTLGKHLWEFHRIAESRDEPLPVAFAIGVHPAIALGALAIGSVDEDERAIIGGLFGEPLELVRCETSGVLVPAHAEMVIEAEILPHQRTAEGPFGEFTGYSLGERQREVVKVKAITHRRDAIFQDITVAHLDHLLLSTIPIEANLYRAVRAMVPTVKAVRVPAPFTCYVALEQRIPGQAKNAILAVLGADLYMKRVVVVDHDVDVFDDRQVNWAIATRCQPDRDITIVTHARGSDLDPSTKEDGYTAKWGVDATAKPSLGAYTPRHRVPPEVWERIDLKRDLP